The genomic window AATAAAAAGTGATTTATAAAACTTTGTTTGGTAAAGTTTtttattaatcaattttaaatcaATACATTGAAAACATCATTGACATAAACTTATTTCATATAATATTATTACCACGAGAAAGTTGGGACAATATGCTCACTTCATTTCCCATATGGTGAAATGGTAACCTTTCTTCTGTAGCTctgtccatatcgtaaacttggatacaAGTGTATGTATGGTTTAGCTCAGTCgattgtaaataaaaatgatatatgtCAAATATCAcaacacagagattttttgttcaTCCAAAACGTTTGAGTTCCTCATTTTGATGTGCATTAGTGATCTTAACCCAGTTATCAAACCGCATAATACGTATATGTTTGAACAGACATTACTTTAAAGACTCAGCTTGCTCCTAAAgaaaaaatgcatgaaatgatATTTCAGATCATATCGACAATGGATGGCTCACTATTCCTTTGCACTAACTgaaacatgtaaaaagtaaatacaAAGCACATtcgaaaatgtatatttttttgtaagaaCAGTTAAACTTATTTAGTGGTTTGAAAGCTGTCGTTACTGATAGTTATTTTGGGTTTTCTCATTGTCTCTACTGCTTTGGACTGTTTTGTATTTGTAGTtggtttcttttttgttttttttttttggtaagttTCAGGGGGCACATCAATATAGCATAGGTAACATTGTTTTACAAAATGTCTATCATGaaatgtatttcaattttgacaaattgACAAAACCATTCTTTCCTATATAACTGACCTGATTTAGGTTTCAAATAAATGTATCATCAATCGTTTGGTTGAATGCAATCTATTACACagatatattcttttattttaaacaaaatatataaatgcatgtatgtatatgcgaataatttcttttttcagtATACGAAATTCGATATCAAAATTGACCTTACAAGAATAAAGACGGCAAAGTTCGTTATTTTAACACAGCTTCGGCAAGAACAGTTTGACGTTACGCAGGAAGCGGTCAAAATTATTCCGCAATCAGAGAGTAGTGCAGAAATAGATATACCTGAAGGAGCATTTAAGTCACCAGGAAAGTTAATGCTCAATGTAGGATATCTTTACAAATAAATAAGACATATTTCTAGTACCATTCGATTTTTGGTATTATTCTTACTTGTAAATAAGTATATTCGATGTATATGTGTATCTTCCATATATTCAGTTGTTTCTTTTTAGTGTTTTTTCTGAGTACTACGTGTACTAGACGAGACAAGCGTCTGGCGTGAGTGTAAAGTTTTAGTCCTgatatccatgatgagtttatatatgtaccatttaatttttggtattattctaaattataaacaAGTATATTCAATGTATCTTGTGTATCTTTCATCTATTAcaattgtttctttttaatttattttctaagtACTGATTGGTTCTTGAACTTAAAAAATACAAACTGTTATTTAAAGACCAGGATGTTAAATGGGCAATGTTATGTGTAGTTTTCAGCAGAACAAATATTGataaaacaattttatataaattgttattatattttcaaaaatatccaATTAATTAAAAGATGGCAATGCAATTTTCGTTTAAGGTAGCTGATACCAATGACTGGAATGGTGAGGAAACGGTCTTATTTACCAATGCCCTGGATTTAACAATGCAGAATAATGTTCAGCCAAGCAAACCGGTAAATATGAAACTTCAACTGCATTCACTGACTGTATCAGTTGATGATTTCATAATAATAGCCTCACATAACGATGTTCCAGAATCAGAGAAAGATTGGGAAATATGttcaacaaatatcaaaattgaaGGGAATACAGTTTCTTTCTCGGCAGAACATTTTACaaggtagatttttttttagatattagggtgaattacatttttgtaatataaagAACAAGTTAATGTCAACATAACTGAAACATCATTAAACTTAAATAGCATAAAACTGCAGACTAGTCAAAAGAACAGTCAATGTAAATGTTGTCTTAGGGATGGATTAATCGTACTTTGAATTTCTTTTATCTAGATGATGACGATTTTTTATTTCGTCTTTGGCAACATATGTGGTACGCGGGGAAGACTTTTTTTCAAGTGACAGTCTTGTATTTATCAGacgttttatgtttttttggcATATCATTGTCGATATAAAAATGGAATTTGGTAGGATTTTCGATCCGACActtctccacatgagaccaaataacacagaaattgacaactataggtcaccatacggccttcaacagtgagcgaATCAGGGACACATAGCAAGCTGTTAAAATTTTTTGTCATGTAAGAAGCTGCGTTGGACGCGTTAATTCGATATTCAAACCTCTTATCCAGTTGTTTTCAGTTAGTATTTTTCAGGGTTTTTTTTATGCACAACCCGATCTCCTTGTATTCATAGGCTCTACTAATAAATGTATCTATTCCGAAGTCTTAATTTGCAACCAAAGTGTTCAACAAtagataataaacaaaatgtaccAACGATTATACATGTTCTTTTTAATATTGAATCAATTTCAATTGGAATTAGCTTTGCTGTTGGACTAaagaaaaatttcaagaaaagTGCAGAATCGGCAACAATGGCTGTTCTTCATTACAGACCAACAGAGATATTTGCATGTCTCAAAAATGAGACGGATAATAAATTAACCTTAATAGTCGAAATTGCTAAGAGAAGTTGTGGAAAGAAAAGAAGGAAATACTGGAGACAAAATGGATTTAGGTTACAAACAATAGAATACAGAGACGGTATAGTCCAAGATGGTGAAAAGCTAAAGGTATTATTTGTTCTATTGAGTattttattgaactgtttttGACCTCTCTGATACAGTATACCTTATTTCATAGTTGCATGTTCTTACATTTTGAAATGAAGTTATATTATATCAATATTCAATAACACAATGTACATGCTACTTTTCTTCCTATCAAGAGTCTtcgtttttatttatatacagaCAAGACAAAGTTATCACATCAATGAAGGAAATAAAGTTCAAACtcattatttgtgtattttctttctttttagatTTCTTTAGAAGGAAATTTTCAGATAGACACTATACGAAGTTCAAAGGAACACATCATATTCAACCATAACAAGAAAAGGAACTATCGTACATTTCACATTATTTCTGACAAGCATGAACCACCAATAGGTGACGTCATAATATTCAGGACTACAAAAAACATCGTCGAACAATCAGTTGTTGATACATTACAAAACAAACCGAAACCTAAATTTTGGAATGGTTTTTGTAACAACGCTGTTGAAGTTGCAACATCTAGAAAAGTAGTCATTGAAAATGATATCAAGGAACTGATCAGATTACCTATCGATGGACAACTGTTCGgtaatattttatttgcattttttattaatGTGTTTACTTTTAATAAACATACACAGACATGTGAATAAAGAACATAACGTCATCCAAATACTATTATCATTTATGTACACTTATATTCGAAAAGTTTGATACACATGAaacaatttaataacaaaatgataacGTTTGGATTGTTAGTTTTATTGACTTATAATGAATGTTTTGCCTTTTAACCACAATAGcaaatgatttaaaaagaaatagtAAAAAATCAATATACTCACCCTGTCTTTATCAAATGATACAATAGATTGCAATATTCGTGCTTCTTCGAAAGAAACATGTGCTTGCTATCATAATCAGCAGTAAAGTGCATTCAATATTATTTAAACTATCAATACACAAATATTCGATGCGGTAGACCATTACGAGATGCATATATGGTATAAGTGATTGTGTTAGCAAAGTATAGTCTGTCAAAACTGTATATGATATAACttagcaatttttttttcgtAATTTGAACATTTAAACGTATTGGtgataaacaaaaattatttcatataatttttactATTATAGCATATGATATATTTTAGATGAAAATCAAGACGTTGGTGTAGATATAGATGATCCACAGTGTAAGTTTATATGTAGTGTATCTTATTGTAATTGAACCCGATAGTGATAGTTCGTCTCTGTGTGTGTGATAGGCGACATgttatttgttaaaataattcTATTGTAAGTTAAAATGATGAATTTTGACAAAACGTAAACATGTATTTGACATCAAAAGATTGTTATGGTTAATTAATAAAAGTGCAATTGTTGTCTGGAAATCCACCAATAAAAGGATACAAAATGAAGAAATCTTTTATCTGACACACTATATTTAGTATGAGACTaggatacagttaagtcggcttcatatcttgacttacatctagaaattgacaatgagggtcggttgaaaacaaaactttacgacaaaagagatgatttcagctttccaattgtgaactttccatttccaagtagcaacattccagcagcacctgcatacggggtatatatctcccaattgatacgatattcccgtgcttgcatttcctatcatgattttcttgatagaggtttgctgctcacaaggaagctattaaaccaagagttccaaatggtgaagttgaaatcatcccttcgtaaattttacggacgccatcacgagttggttgaccgttatggaataaccgtttcacaaatgatatcggatatgttcctcacgtcgtaactacaatccctttctctttcatgaatatgacctaccgaattagactatttaccggatttgtaatcacttaagcaacacgacgggtgccacatgtggagcaggatctgcttacccttccggagcacctgatatcacccctagtttttggtggggttcgtgttgtttactcttcagttttctatgttgtgtcgtgtgtattattgtttttctgtttgtcttttttatttttagccatggcgttgtcagtttgttttagatttatgagtttgactgtccctttggtatctttcgtccctctttttttatacaaaaatagtaatatgatcataaaatattgtGATGAATCTGTTATCAAATATAATCCATCAACAAACACTTAAATATTCAGTTTTAAATCAAAACTTTTTAAAGTAAGGGGCTGACGCTTACTTTTAAAGGCTATCATTCAAACCACCTATTATGAAACTATGCAAAACTTAAATAAAAAGAGTTACACtgttttcaaagatacataacgAATTTTAAAGTGTTATGGATATTTTTTCCAGCATAGagttatttatttactattttatCTATACAATGCAATGCATGTTTAAGTGGTGATTaatcttacttttaaaaattggtaTCAAATGAAAAGAACTTGTTGTTGTTGTTACAAATACTGTATAACTGAAATCTATCTTGACGTTGATCTTTAtcaagtaacattttttttttggtatcttTTAGGTACAATTCCTGTTCTTAGAAAATCATCATTATTCAGACTCGCAAAACAGCTGAGTGAAGATGAGTGCTACAAACTTGCAGTACAGTTAAATATTTCAGAGAAAAAACTATCGAGCATAGAGTCAAAACCAGAATTTAAAACTGCGATGTTTGATATATGGAGACCGACACGGCCAAATGAAACCTTAGTTTTTAATTTAGTTAAAGCACTGAAAATAATTGACAAAGACAGTGAAGCCGGTGCCGTACAAGAAGCTTTTGTAGACTATGTAGAATTCAAACCTGTAGTACTAGACAATTTAATGGCACAACATTGAATATATATAAGGCTGCTATCATATTTGGGTTGTATTTCTGGTAGCTTCATGTAGATTAAATAAATTGTATCCGCTATATTACCATTTTGGATAAATATCTCTCAATTATTTCTTTGCAGTCCGGGTTTGAGTCATGTTAAAGTGATTCATTAACAATGGTTTTAAAGTAAAGCAGTGTCCATTTAAGAGTAAATATCAATTGTCAgggtaaaatagtatttggaagttttaaatatatttttacccgctacgaaacaaacaaaaaaactctcTGTGTTtttaaaggtgtaataccaccatgtacgtcacatccggttgtatacgaaaataggtcgaaaaaagcTTGATTTTGACAGTTGTAAGTAATTAATCCTCCATTTAATTGcaataaaacatttctgtgttatAAActtatgtcttgggtatttcaaagcaccattatttttcatttgggatttctttataatatttttaaaatttggtcacttaagcttgtacacaggttaaataaggggagacatttgattggttaacttcaaggGATAGTCATTTTCTGTATGCAATGAAattttatgtgaatttttttctatagtactgaacaggataaaactttactcatgctaagtatttctttatttgaaacaaagataaattctgcacattttttttttaaagtgcaaatttaacaaagactaataggggcaaatcaatggtggtattacaccttaagcTTCGACAAATGGATTTTGAATTGTGCTACAAATTGCGAATTTCGTGCATATTCTTGATTAAAACGTTTTATGTCACTATAAAATGTTTTTTCCTGTCTCATTCTGATTGACCCTTTCTAACGGCATTGGCATGTAATCCATCGTTTCTCGTTGTGGCTGTGCGCTATACAAGTTTTGCGTTTATTGTTTT from Mytilus galloprovincialis chromosome 5, xbMytGall1.hap1.1, whole genome shotgun sequence includes these protein-coding regions:
- the LOC143076304 gene encoding uncharacterized protein LOC143076304 isoform X1, which translates into the protein MELISLVKKKKSKEAIELIKGGSNLDYVDENGCTCLHYASVEGLPEVIVAAAQHGIDVELRDKDGETALFKAVKNSNIESAVALVAFKSTVNVINNKGQSPLDIAVTKKDAAVIELLCSFGSSVTIDDWALVGVDVDILNKTDQKIMRTLINQLEREAENNYGNNTFEVRYVNPTEDISICTDITLNTDNLSNSFFLYCSKVIPEHTDFTMHLSSEDKIFSDVYEIKTWGVTPYRLDLQISVLGFVQENQLVVIMPLEGSVEGNITGQTFTEGEYGEEYTKFDIKIDLTRIKTAKFVILTQLRQEQFDVTQEAVKIIPQSESSAEIDIPEGAFKSPGKLMLNVADTNDWNGEETVLFTNALDLTMQNNVQPSKPVNMKLQLHSLTVSVDDFIIIASHNDVPESEKDWEICSTNIKIEGNTVSFSAEHFTSFAVGLKKNFKKSAESATMAVLHYRPTEIFACLKNETDNKLTLIVEIAKRSCGKKRRKYWRQNGFRLQTIEYRDGIVQDGEKLKISLEGNFQIDTIRSSKEHIIFNHNKKRNYRTFHIISDKHEPPIGDVIIFRTTKNIVEQSVVDTLQNKPKPKFWNGFCNNAVEVATSRKVVIENDIKELIRLPIDGQLFDENQDVGVDIDDPQCTIPVLRKSSLFRLAKQLSEDECYKLAVQLNISEKKLSSIESKPEFKTAMFDIWRPTRPNETLVFNLVKALKIIDKDSEAGAVQEAFVDYVEFKPVVLDNLMAQH